In Scylla paramamosain isolate STU-SP2022 chromosome 16, ASM3559412v1, whole genome shotgun sequence, the genomic window ccatccatccattcatccatctatctattcactTATCTaatcatccatctatccattcatccatccatccatctattcatccatctcaAAAAAGTTTAgtcttaatgttctttttttttgtctgtcgaTCCAtacatcattaatattattctcttccaATGACAGACATCAAGGGTTTCATCACGGGTAGTTATGGTAGTCAAGGCAAACTTTTAGGTCACAATATACCGCGCACTCGTAAGTCATAAGGAAGTTTAGTTCACGAAGCCTTCAAGTTACAGGAAGAAATCGCAATTCAGGGATGATTTCAAACTACACAGTGACATACGTAAGTTTCAGGTAACATCTCAAGTCCACACAAGCGCTCCTTTGTCACTTTTGATGCACTTCTAAAATATGTTCACTTGTGTGCTTAAGTCAGGGAAaagatgaatctctctctctctctctctctctctctctctctctctctctctctctctctctctctgttttgtttcttttacctttccttccttcctttcttcgtctgCCAGCGATATCCTGTGCGTCTGTGCCTCGTGTTGTGCAgcctgtgaatgtgtgtgtgtgtgtgtgtgtgtgtgtgtgtgtgtgtgtgtgtgtgtgtgtcacgcagGGAAGAGACCACTGGGTTGAATAAGTAACACAAGAATGAATATCTTACTCATGACGGATGGGCGAACgcatctaagaaaaaaaaaaatagaaaaaaagaaggaaaataaaatataagatgaaaggaaaaaagaaagatacaagaaGTGTGAGTAAAGTACGTGtgatttttcattatctatttgtttattaattttatttttttcttaaggtaTGTTGTGCTTCTTATCtgcttgtcacacacacacacacacacacactctctctttctctctctctctctctctctctctctctctctctctctctctctctctctctcttcagtagcagtgtgtatgtgtacagGGCAGCCTTACTAATTAAACACTAAGTCCATATGAGTAACGTAGTGTACAAGTAACTCTTCaaatagccttttttttttcttcttcttttcctttctattgctttaagccattttttttttttttatagttgtgATTGTGGTGCTAAGATTTATGTCCTCCAGTTATGTGACATTCGTAACAAAATAGAAAGCACTCAAATATGAAATcgatataggaaaaaaaacaaaacgaaagaggaaaagaaaagaaaaaaaaagctatttccGCATAACGTCACCCATATTATGGGTGACGTTATGCggaaatagctttttttttcttttctcttcctctttcgttttgttttttttcctatatcgATTTCCTAAAGCGTAATTGTGGTGATAAGAGAAAATTTAGGAAAATCCTCGAAATATGTACGTGGCGTAATGCACAAGGGACTCatgaaataactttttttttgttacgttttattaattttttgtcaTAATTTTGTCTGATAAGAGGGAATTCAGTTAAGTGGCATTTTTGACTAATTAAAATATTCAGGGTGTGTATGAGCGGCAGTGCGCAAGTAACTCAtcaaatgttttcttctttttttgtaattttgtaagGCGTGATTGGTGTGATATCAGAAAATACAATAATGTGGCAGTCTTGACCGATAAAAAGGAAATTTAAATATAACTGACTTGCATAATGTTCAAGTAAAACACTTAgtatttgtttctgtttttaataatttacttaagtgataaaaaaaggaaattaagtctTGCGGTACTCATAACTAATTAGAAAAAACATTCATAGTATAAATGAGTAACGGAATTAATAAGTAAATCCATTTTTGTATCCGTATTCTTTTGCGTAATTGTAGTTGGATGGGTTGTAGAAAGTGTGGAGCAGTACAGGCtcttagtgccgagtcaatgaAGTGTTTTGAAAGATTGGATAAATATATGGATAGAGATGACAGATGGATATAGGTAgctatgttttatacagagacagTCACGTAAACTACaggcctgctggcttcttgcaacttcgcTTATGTTCGtttgttcttttaattttttagtATGAATGTTTCGTtgattttgttttactttgctCTTAATTTTAAGTtaactttactttttattccgTATGATTTTACAAGTAAGTAATAAAAtatctatagttttttttttgaacgCGGTCTCAAATGTTTGGGCGAAAgttatcaagggtgttttcatgattttagtgatagtttggTAAGGACTCAACTTGTCTTCCGagatgctttgctctctcatcaggactgctttcaaaggccacaaatatCATGAGCCAATATCTCGTGAATGTATTTTCTGTTGATGAAGCAGATTTTTCTGTTAGATTATTATAATGATCATGAACAAACCCTTGACAATACTagcaacttccactagagtcttgagagagagagagagagagagagagagagagagagaggaataatcaTGAACTTATACATAAAGTCGAAGAAGTCGAAGGAAATGAGAAGTTCAGGCTATCAAGTTAtaagcaagatttttttttacttgtagaGGCATCTTGGTTTTGGCGAGTGAATGATGTTAGGTTGTGTTCTTCTTACCCCGAAACTACTACTTGTTTTCTGTGAGCAGCGCAGTTTGTGTCATAAGTGACTCTCGGTTTACACGATATGCAGGGACTTCCAGGCATTGTGTAAAGGGAAactgtgtaagagagagagaaaaaaaaaaggaaaatatggtTATGGGATTTGAGCTGCTAATTTGCACCATTTTGTCTTTTAGTTTACCTTTGTTTATCAATGCCAATCTCATATATAGAAGCCAAAACTcttgaaatgcagaaaaaaaaacaaagaaaatgggaaaaacatTACCTCAATATTTACGTAAGTACAGCGTGAGAGAGCGGTGCCACTTGGCGGCGGTTGGGCTGATTGTGCTGAAGCGAAAACATCGTATAAATTCAAGTAAATGTAATATATTTCAAACAGTGTTAAGCCGatcatgtttaaaaaaaaaaaaaatcgtttagaGCAAGAGTCACCTGTAATTTCATCCCACACTGGTGCTCTCTGATGCTTCTTACTTGCTGAAGGGAGAAACACAATGAGGTGGGAACTCATCTTACTAGCtagctatttattttttttcggtctATATGATTCCGCAGGATGAAGATCTTACTGATGGAatggtgacagtgtgtgtgtgtgtgtgtgtgtgtgtgtgtgtgtgtgtgtgtgtgtgtgtgtgtgtgtgtgtgtgtgtgtgaagtcggggggggggggatacCCTGTTATGAATATCTTGGAAAACTGTCATGGTGTACTTGAaagtttgtgaaaaaaaaggtaattggacaaaaaaagaaaaatattacattGACAACACAAAAAGTCAACACGGAGGCGCAGGATtcagaagaacaaagagaataagaaaagaacgagCACTGTAATTTAGTTCTTTTGATATAATGGaagcacgctctctctctctctctctctctctctctctctctaaagtaaCGTAACAACAAGTAAATCTTATATCCTCAGTAATTAggtgttttttcctttgttgtcgATGTGAATGGCTCTTAAACAACAGGAAATTAATGTTGCttaattggaaagaaaaaaaaaatcagtacgAAATACAAGAAGGCATGCTTATTGTTTGTTAATAGTTGTGGCAgtaatgtgttgttgttgttgttgttgctgttgttgctgttgttattcttattgttgttgttgttgttgttgttgttgttgttgttgttgtttttattgttgaaacttttctcttcttcttcttcttcttcttcttcttcttcttcttcttcttcttcttcttcttcttcttcttttcttccttctttctttcgttctttctttgttgtattcttcatatttttcatttttgcattttttctttctttccatcttgtcTTTAACAATACAGCCAtcgttctttcctttattctctctttcataatgcctaacaaaatatacatgaaagTGTATATTTGAATATGCACAACAAATATTAATTCGCATTTACATGAAATGTACATTTGGATATACATGAAAATTGTTCATTTTAATATACACCCATAAACACTGTAAATTTTAACGTACATGAAAATTGTTACATTCCAGCATACCTGAATTATGTACATTTGAATATACATGCATGGAAAATGTACATTTGAATACACAGGAAAAAATTTATTTTCTAGTATATTTGAAAAGTGTATATTTGAATATACTGTATAAGAAATATAGATATCGATTTTCATGAAAACTGTAGGTTTTAACATGAATAGTATACATTTGAATATAATTGAAATATGTACTTTTATACATAAATGAAAGGTGTACACTTGAATACCAATgaaaaaatgatatatatatatatatatatatatatatatatatatatatatatatatatatatatatatatatatatatatatatatatatatatatatatatatatatatatatattataaaatcTATAATATGTACATTTTGATATACGTACGTACATTGAAAATATAcatctgaatatatatataaaaaaagtgtaCTTGAATATACATGAGAAACATATGCTTTAATTTGAAAATAATCAATTAAATATACAAGGaaatatctccatttttttttttttttttttttttttttatgaaaactaTATGTTTGAGTATATGTGAAAAATTACATTTGAATATACTTGTGTACATACAAGTCTGAGATGAATTGTAATTCGGTGAACAAGGTTTGGGTGTAACTTAATGAGCTGCGTCATGCAGGACGAAGCGGTGAACTCATTCAAGAATTATGCTGTGAGACGCACTGAGGACTTCGCTACACTAGCAGCCCAACAGATCAGGATAGTGGTGTGTACAAACATTATCCACTCATCAGATTTAAAACTTTTCTCTACGcaaactttttattatttcatttttactttcttatgtttttaagtgtgattCTTTTTGTATGATTTTGTGTGAATAAAGGATACTGAattgaattattattgttattattattattattattattattattattattattattattattattattacaacaacaacaacaactactactactactactaccaccattattgtcatcatccgTGGTAAAAGTAGTAACAGTACCAGAAATCGTATACTTGTATTGGCcgatgcgcacacacacacacacacacacacacacacacacacacacacacacacacacacagagagacacacacacacacacacacacaccgcgcacggaccggtacagactcagcgcgattcccaccatggtgcgagccatcaatagcatttcccttctagattagacttagccttaggattaatgttaagtatttccccacctcctctgtacattttcagtttgttaactgcctgaataataaaccgtttattgttattattattattattattattattattattattattattattattattattattattattattattgaggcAGGTTactgaggaagaagtggaggagggagggagaagaggaaggagaggtgagttACACAGTGGTCAGAGAGGGAAAAgtagggagggggaaggatggCCGGGCTGAAGAGCGGTAAAGAAGGGAAATGGAGCgggcagggaggagagaagtgaggagggaaagaaaatatgcaagagagagagagagagagagagagagagagagagagagagagagagagagagagagagagagagatgggagtgaCTATGAATGTACAGAAGACTTTAGCCTTTACCTGGGACCTTACTCACAAAGATTCGTAGAATTAGGCTTAGAATTCTGCTTAAAGTTGTGCTTATCTTAAAGCTGTACTTAAGCATAAAACGTAAGCACAGAAGCAAGCTCAATATGAAATGATGACAGTTCTAAACAGTAAAATTTAATCAGTGCaatatttttaaattttttgcgatatatatatatatatatatatatatatatatatatatatatatatatatatatatatatatatatatatatatatatatatatatatatatatatatatatatatatatatatatatatatatatatatatatatatatattttttttttttttttttttttttttttactggtacaTGTGGCAGATGACACGGCAGGAcaggagggaggcgaggagggcaTGATCCTTTCATCAGAGGTGTCCAGCAAGCTCAGCATGTAGTGCGTGGTGTTTCGTGCGCTGTTCATTACTCGTACTTATTCAGTGCTCGTAGTTCAGGCTGCCAGTCACGCTAGCCCTGTGTGAGGTATTGCAGGACACGCACGTATTCTTGGGATTGGAACTCATCTTATGTTCCAGTCTTAATAAGagcataaggaaataagggaaactgcaagaagctgtcACGCCTACACATGTCAGTCCCTTTTCAGAACATGCCTACCTGTCTCCGCCTATAATTCCCATACATAATTTTGtcttaatgttattttaaaCTTCCTACTGACTCGGCAATAATAGCTTCATTACTCAGTCTATTCCTTCCATCCagtctatttgaaaaccaatctctctctctctctctctctctctctctctctctctctctctctctctctctctctctctctctctctctctctctctctctctctctctctttgtcgtTTGAAGAGTTCAGAAGGAGATGTTCATCGAAAACtacacagaataataataacaggaatagtaacaacaacaacaacaacaacaacaacaacaacaacaacaacaacaacagcaacaacaacaacaacaacaacaacaacaacaacaacaacaacaacagcaacaacaacaacaacaacaacaacaacaacaacaacaacaacaacaataacaacaacagcagcaataagtGTTGTAAAGAAAAGCAGTTACGACGAAAGGAAATACTGTGGTAAAAATAAATGGTTTTGTTTTCATTGCTAATGGTAATGTCTagattaacatttttcttttttttattgttttatctacttatttatttatcttcgtttatatatatatatatatatatatatatatatatatatatatatatatatatatatatatatatatatatatatatatatatatatatatatatatatatatatatatatatacgaggtcatgcggtgccagggggattaccaGGGGGatcgagtatatatatatttatttatttatttatttatttttatttttttttctatgaactAAACTAGTtaaacttttatattttctctcagtTATAGTTTTTAAGTAACACCATAACTGAATTTTGCAATAAACTTTCACAAGTACTATTGATATTGCATTTataaacataagaatataagaacataagaaaataagggaagctgcaagaagccaacaggactactacacgtggcagtccctgtaagaaACATACCCACTTGTTTCCAcccatcattcccatccataaatttgtctaatcttcttttcaagctccttaatgactcagcactaacagcctgattactgagttcattccattcacctggcactctatttgagaactagtttcttcctacctctttctttaacccaaatttttcaagcttgaacccattatttcttattctatactgattactgatcctgagaattttttGCATATGTtctccttgttataacccctttACCACTCTATCAGgcctcctcttaacctacgtatctctaagaaatggaaaggaataccccttcatcccctgtatcgttttagtcattctcctttgtactgattctaatagacttatatccttcctgtaatatggggaccagaactgcacaacataatctagatgaggtgtgaccagcgccaaatacaactttaatattacttcaggacttctacttttaacacccCTAGAAATTAATCTTAATACTcgatttactttatttcttagGCGAAAATCAGAGCTAACGACAGCTCCTAGATCTTTTTGGTTCTCTGAACTTACCAGAGCCTTGTTCTTTATTgagtacctactgtgtgggtttcttctatcTAAGCTAAGTACTTcacatttgttaatattaaactggATTTGCAATCTCTTTGTCCATTCGTTCATACTTTCAAATCttcctgcaaggcgatggcatccgaatccgacctaattaatctacctgaAAATGTATGAAATGTAGAACTAAGATTTTCGTCAAAGTTTGGCTTCAGGAACACTAATCCTTATTGTCCTGCAGTAATGTAGCCACTTGGAAGCTCTCCACCTTCCTCGGTGCCTCTTCTTGTCCAAAATGTCCTGGTATGATCCTTCGCCTTGCTCATCACTGATTGTCCGAAGATTTACAGGGAGAAAATTTAAATGCGAGTCCAGTTAATGGATTTTCTGACATATTGTACCACGAGACTGTATGAAAAGTAACTTGCAGCTTCCTTTCTCaagtatttcccttctttttccctgttttctctCTGTTCCCTGGGAGAAAATTTAAATACAAGACAaattaatggattttttttatactatacCACGAGGCtgtatataaaataaattaacagcttcctttctcttgcattttcttcccttttctttttttccctcttgcgttacattctttccttccctgggAGAAAATTTAAGTACATGTCGATTTAATGAATTTTCAGGCACACTGTATCACAAAACTGTATGTAAAATAACTCgccaccttcctttcccttgaattttcttctcctttcctctttttccctttctgttgctccttttctttcatcggATACTCAGCTTCTGTTTACTGACCGTGTTTTGCCTGCCAGGTTCGGGTTGCGAGGCCACGTCCAGTGAGGCGGGTGCTGTCCGACAGGTGACGCTTACTCCTTCTCACACCTGTGGGGAGGAACGAGTGAGGCAGGGCAGGTGTTCagttactgtatgtgtgtgttagtttctctctctctctctctctctctctctctctctctctctctctctctctctctctctctctctctctctctctctcttactttttgttGGCTTTGGTCAGAGctactcttacataaaaagatatGCAGCAAAATATCTAAATTACTCGAACACTTATTTTGGTATCATGTCTCAGAAATATGTTCTGAGTTTAAACCACGAAATTTTGTTACGACTGATTAGAAGTCATGGTAGTGAAAGAGTCAGACATTTGAATTGGCAGCGCAGTCTGCTTCACGCTTCGTACTGCCTGTCAGTGCTGATTGTAACACTTCCTTATACACAAATAGCAACGAACAGAGGACCACGAGTGACACAGATGCCACTACACACTAAttataaataaagcaaatagaTAGAACAGAGGAAACGAATAACTATTTTTAATTACTAACTGTCTGTAACTAACTAATTCACTACCTAAATAACTAacaactaaccaaccaactaacTGACAACTAACCAATTATTCcactaactaaataactaacatGGTCCAGGCCGTCACACCCTGGTACGGTCCGTGACAACATGGTCCAGGCCGTCACACCCTGGTACGGTCCGTGACAACATGGTCCAGGCCGTCACACCTTGGTACGGTCCGTGACAACATGGTCCAGGCCGTCACACCTTGGTACGGTCCGTGACAACATGGTCCAGGCCGTCACACCTTGGTACAGGTCGTCACACCTTGGTTCAGACAGTAACATATTTACCTTGCTGCTACAAGTGTGATTCACACTTACCATTTTCCAGTCAGCGCGTGCATAGGGACCGATGGCTGATAGCTGATGCAAACTATAAGACCCAGAACGGAATACTTCCATCagaataagataaacaaataccAAATATTTCCACttgaaatagtgaaaaaaaaaaaaacacacacacacacaatggcaaTAAGTGTGGCAGTTTACTTTTGTCCACAAGTACACATTCTGAAAGACACCGTTGATAGAAGCTACACGTGCCAGTTCCTGCATGAAACatgcttacctatttccatctctcatcttcatccataaatttgtcttttcttcctttaaatgTAAAGCTTCTTAATAACTCAGTACCACCAACCTGATCACTGAGtctattcctttcattaactGTGTTCGGGACTCAACTTCTTCCTGTCTCATTTTTAAATGTAACTTAGACAAGCCATATAGGTAATCAAATCATGAAAGCCTTTAGTGCTTGCAGTTTTATTTATGCTGACTAAATTTGTGTCATGTCACTATAATAAAGTGTTATAATAATATGAGGTAGCAAGACATCAAAGATCGAGAATCAAGAAAAATTCTGCTAGAATTTCGCTAGACAATATTTTCATAAGGATCTACAACTTGTTAGACACTTAGCTTTGCACTACGCAGTGTTAACTACTTTTGTAACTTAGAAAATACAGAATcaacctcctctttcctcctcctcctttgtctacacacacatttatatacAGGACTACTAATGCTAACAAAGGATGAGCATGACAGCGGAAGTGCTACTgtacaaaataaatattaataaatagaaataaatagagGGTACGTAGGCTGCCATGTCGGATGCACAGAGGAGTCTCGTCAGCGGCGGGTCCTTGCAGTGCATCCATGGAAGCGTCGGGTGCAGTGCGGTGGCCCTCGGGAACTCCAGGATCcgtcactatttttctttctcacacctGTTTGAAGAGGGAcaggggagaaggaggtgagGCGTCGCAATGCACAGAGAAAaatttttccttgttcattaatatctcacacacacacacacacacacacacacacacacacacacacacacacacacacacacacacacacacacacacacacacagccactttgtttctgttctctctctctctctctctctctctctctctctctctctctctctctctctctctctctctctctctctctctctctctcacgtgcagGATTCCTGGGAGAATGACTGCCCGGTGCTGCACTTGTCGTCGTTTTTGCGGCATTTGCAGGTGCAGGAGTCTTTGTCCCACAACTTGTCCTGGCTTTTCTGGCACGCTTGCCTCTGCTCTCTGTTGGAAAGTGACAAACATCAAGCTTCTCCATTGGTTTGCCTATTAATTCcagttattttgtttaattgttgttgctgttgttttatttaacgattttattattaattatttttattattgttgttgttgttgttattattattatcattattattattattattattattattattattattattattattattattattattattattattataaaaaagatGCGACTTACTCGTTCTCGCAAATGCATTCACAATTGTTCTCATCGTAAATCTGGCTTGGCGTGCAGTCCTGCTCCGTTTCCAAACATACTTCTTCACACTTGAGGTGCTTGGTGACATTCACATAGTAAGGGCTGCTAATGTTGTCTGCGGTGGTTTTCGTCACCTGACGTTTGTGGAATTAGGTAAAGACAATTGTTTCAGAATTTTAAGATCGTGAGTAAAATCTCATTTGAAATATATGGAGAATGTCGGAGGATAGAGACAACGTAGTAATGGCAACACTGCATCACACTCTTGGCCTTCATACATGGGATTTTATCGTAGCCTCAGAGCTCTCCAAACACAACTTGTGGAAACTGGTCACGCACTCACCTCATACGTGACCGTCTTTGTGCTGCTGGGCCTGCAGGTGAGCAAAGGATGGCCACAGCACCCGCCACACTGCTCCACTCTCACACACGTTGGAAAAAACACGGTGCCGTACTCCTGGGGCAGGTCCAGCTGCACCGTCTTCTTCTCAGGCTGGCAGTGGGCCATTTCCGCCTTGATGATGTTTGAGGGAACCTCTGACGTCTGTTGGAGAAAAACTGCGAGTATGAGTCACTGAGGGTCACTCGTTGGGGATGCCTGACCTCACtcgtccttccctttcattcccctAAGCTTGGGGTTCCTGGAATGAATGCAGGGATCCTCTCCATTCTGGAAATCCTCTCGCGATCCTTGTGGACGTTTCTTTCATGTTGTGAAATTACTgtgattattaatattattattaatattattattattattattattattattattattattattattattattattattattattgttgttgttattattattgttatcattattatcatcatcattaatattgttttattattattattattattattattattatcattattattattattattattattgttgttgttgtttttgttgtttttatcattattattgttgttgttgatgttgttgttgttatttttatcaagCGATAATGGtgactactggtggtggtagtagtaatataagtagtagtagtagtagtagtagtagtagtagtagtagtagtagcagtagtagtagtagtagtagtagtagttgttgttgttatagaagcaacaaaagtagtagtaatagtagtagtagtagtagtagtagtagtagtagttctagtagtagtggtagtagtagttctagtagtagtagtagtagtaatagtagtagtagtagtagtagtagtaatagtagtagtagtagtagtagtaatagtagtacctgcagacttaggaggcctcgactgcgaggctacagtggtggagagtggcataagagtagatagagtagaggtagaatgaatttatagttaacaactaatgtttatattatagagtattagatatggttggatgccacagtcattagcgggagctggggctaatgacctccaagtaatggagcccctaattgacacattaataaacatggggtggaggtattatattagattatgtagtagtagtagtagtagtagtagtagtagtggtggtggtggtagctgttgttgctgttgcagaAGCAGCaaaagtaatagcagtagtagcagcagcagcagtagtagtagtagtagtagtagtagtagtagtagtagtagtagtagtagtagtagtagtagtaaaagtagtagtagtagttgttgttcttgcagttgtagtagtagtagtagtagtagtagtagtagtagtagtagtagtagtagtagtaacattagtagtagtagtaatggtagaagtagtggtagtagtagtagtagtagtagtaatagttgttgttgttgtttattataGCAGCAGTAGTTTTAAGAAGcggaatcatcatcatcattagccaTCAGCGTCTGTTTACCTGGGTCGGCCTGCTTCGGGTACTTCGTCTCGGTTGGCTTAGGGTGGTGGCGCACAAGGCGACGGTAGCCAGACCCACCAGCAGCAAGAATACTGTCTTGGTCAGCATGTTGCGTGTCGGGACTCCTAAAACAAAGTCAGGACCACAAGGGAATAAGCAGGACACTCTAAAGGAAGGATTTTTTGGTTGTGTTCTTCCTAACAaacagcacaccacacaccacacaccttaCGCAACACCACACCATACGCCATACACCGCACAGCTTAAACCATGCACCTTacaccacactacacacacTACACGCCTCACCTTCTTGTCAGTGTAACATCTCACCTGAAGAATGGTGATGCCTTgtggagaactaggtgttgtcTTCCTTTGTCCACTGCACTCTGCTCTCTACTGGTTACGGCTACGAAGTGATTAGT contains:
- the LOC135107828 gene encoding vascular endothelial growth factor A-like, translating into MLTKTVFLLLVGLATVALCATTLSQPRRSTRSRPTQTSEVPSNIIKAEMAHCQPEKKTVQLDLPQEYGTVFFPTCVRVEQCGGCCGHPLLTCRPSSTKTVTYEVTKTTADNISSPYYVNVTKHLKCEEVCLETEQDCTPSQIYDENNCECICENEEQRQACQKSQDKLWDKDSCTCKCRKNDDKCSTGQSFSQESCT